A DNA window from Ornithinimicrobium humiphilum contains the following coding sequences:
- a CDS encoding ABC transporter permease, translating to MTAPQRETRAARSGAASRGPRPRGAVRTRLPLLVPAGVGVALLVLPLLALLLRADWPSLPEHLAAPVVGQALRLSAVTTSVTMVVVWLLGTPLAWLLARSDHPLTAWARALVTVPLVLPPVVGGVALLLTWGRRGVIGGWLEEALGVTIPFTTTAVVLAEVFVAMPFYVISVEGSMRALDRRYDEVAATLGAGPVRVFRTVALPLVLPGIAAGSALAWARALGEFGATITFAGSFPGRTQTAPLGVYSALEQDPDAAIALALVMLLVSVLVLGLLRTRWLR from the coding sequence GTGACCGCGCCGCAGCGCGAGACCCGCGCAGCACGGTCGGGCGCCGCGTCCCGCGGTCCCCGACCGCGTGGCGCCGTCCGCACCCGGCTCCCCCTCCTCGTCCCCGCCGGCGTCGGCGTCGCGCTCCTGGTGCTCCCGCTCCTGGCGCTGCTGCTGCGCGCCGACTGGCCCTCCCTCCCGGAGCACCTCGCGGCCCCCGTCGTGGGGCAGGCGCTGCGGCTCTCGGCGGTGACCACCTCCGTCACGATGGTCGTCGTCTGGCTGCTCGGCACCCCGCTCGCCTGGTTGCTGGCCCGCTCCGACCACCCGCTCACCGCCTGGGCGCGCGCGCTGGTCACCGTGCCGCTCGTGCTGCCGCCCGTGGTCGGCGGCGTGGCCCTCCTGCTCACCTGGGGGCGGCGCGGCGTGATCGGCGGCTGGCTCGAGGAGGCGCTGGGCGTGACGATCCCGTTCACCACGACCGCGGTCGTGCTCGCCGAGGTCTTCGTGGCGATGCCCTTCTACGTCATCTCGGTCGAGGGCTCGATGCGGGCGCTGGACCGGCGCTACGACGAGGTCGCCGCCACGCTCGGCGCCGGGCCCGTGCGGGTCTTCCGCACCGTCGCCCTCCCCTTGGTCCTGCCCGGGATCGCCGCCGGATCGGCGCTCGCGTGGGCCCGGGCGCTGGGCGAGTTCGGCGCGACGATCACCTTCGCCGGCAGCTTCCCCGGGCGCACGCAGACGGCGCCGCTCGGCGTCTACTCCGCCCTCGAGCAGGACCCCGACGCCGCCATCGCCCTCGCGCTCGTCATGCTCCTCGTGAGCGTGCTCGTGCTCGGCCTGCTGCGCACGAGGTGGCTGCGATGA
- a CDS encoding ABC transporter ATP-binding protein, whose translation MTVLDAHLVVALGSFDLDLELRRPAGVTGILGPNGSGKTTALKALAGLLPLDRGHVRVAGGTWAAERTALPPEQRSVGLVLAEPMLFPHLSLLDNVAYGPRARGARRAVARERAAEELTRVGLEDLVDRRPSQVSSGQAQRAALARALATDPALLLLDEPLSALDPQTRTATRAELAHRLRDYPGTTVLVSHDPLDALTLADELLFVDAGRLVQSGTPAEIVARPRSPYVAGVVGLNLLRGTLALGGAPTLRLAGGAELVLADAPAGVPDGADVLATVNPAAVTLYTDRPTASARNLWQVEVGAVTVTGQRARVVLHGIPGNDLVAEVTLPAVAQLGVVAGARLWAGVKATEVEAYPD comes from the coding sequence ATGACCGTGCTGGACGCCCACCTCGTCGTGGCTCTCGGCTCCTTCGACCTCGACCTCGAGCTGCGGCGCCCCGCCGGGGTGACGGGGATCCTCGGCCCCAACGGCTCGGGCAAGACCACCGCGCTCAAGGCCCTGGCGGGCCTGCTGCCTCTGGACCGGGGGCACGTCCGCGTGGCGGGCGGGACCTGGGCCGCCGAGCGGACCGCCCTGCCGCCCGAGCAGCGCAGCGTCGGGCTGGTGCTCGCCGAGCCGATGCTCTTCCCGCACCTCAGCCTGCTCGACAACGTCGCCTACGGCCCGCGGGCCCGGGGCGCCCGGCGTGCCGTCGCCCGCGAACGCGCGGCCGAGGAGCTGACCCGGGTCGGCCTCGAGGACCTGGTGGACCGCCGCCCCTCCCAGGTCTCCTCGGGCCAGGCCCAGCGGGCCGCCCTGGCGCGGGCGCTGGCCACCGACCCCGCCCTGCTGCTCCTCGACGAGCCGCTCTCGGCCCTGGACCCGCAGACCCGCACCGCCACCCGGGCCGAGCTGGCCCACCGGCTCCGCGACTACCCCGGCACCACCGTGCTCGTCAGCCACGACCCGCTCGACGCGCTCACCCTGGCCGACGAGCTGCTCTTCGTCGACGCGGGACGGCTGGTTCAGTCGGGCACGCCGGCCGAGATCGTCGCCCGCCCGCGCTCCCCCTACGTCGCCGGCGTGGTCGGCCTCAACCTGCTGCGGGGCACGCTCGCGCTCGGCGGAGCCCCGACGCTGCGGCTGGCCGGCGGCGCCGAGCTCGTGCTCGCCGACGCACCGGCCGGCGTGCCGGACGGCGCCGACGTGCTCGCGACCGTCAACCCGGCCGCCGTCACCCTCTACACCGACCGGCCCACCGCCTCCGCCCGCAACCTCTGGCAGGTCGAGGTCGGGGCGGTCACCGTCACGGGGCAGCGCGCCCGCGTGGTGCTGCACGGCATACCCGGGAACGACCTGGTCGCGGAGGTGACGCTGCCGGCGGTGGCGCAGCTCGGGGTGGTCGCCGGGGCCCGGCTGTGGGCGGGCGTCAAGGCGACCGAGGTGGAGGCCTATCCCGACTGA
- a CDS encoding acyl-CoA dehydrogenase family protein yields the protein MVQRVLPTEEASDLLALVREIADEQLLPQVDEAEAQARFPREVFATLGRAGLLSLPYPEEHGGGGQPYEVYLQVVEEIARAWMSVAVGVSVHSLTCFPLATRGTPEQQERWLTGMLSGDQLGAYCLSEPQAGSDVAAIRTRAVRDGDDYVITGTKAWISHAGHADFYTLFARTSDDGGRGLSCFHVPADSLGLGFAEPERKMGLHCDTVGEVIFDGVRLGAEHRVGDEGQGMPLALAALDSGRLGIAAAATGLAQRALEVASAYATEREQFGRPIADNQGLAFLLADMAAAVGSARATYLHAARLKDAGLPHTQEASIAKLVATDAAMRVTTDAVQVLGGYGYTTDFPAERYMREAKVTQIFEGTNQIQRLVISRQVLAAHR from the coding sequence ATGGTGCAACGCGTGCTCCCCACGGAGGAGGCCTCCGACCTGCTCGCCCTCGTGCGCGAGATCGCCGACGAGCAGCTCCTCCCCCAGGTCGACGAGGCCGAGGCGCAGGCCCGCTTCCCGCGCGAGGTCTTCGCCACGCTCGGCCGGGCCGGGCTGCTCTCCCTGCCCTACCCCGAGGAGCACGGCGGCGGCGGTCAGCCCTACGAGGTCTACCTCCAGGTCGTCGAGGAGATCGCCCGCGCCTGGATGTCCGTGGCCGTCGGGGTCTCGGTGCACTCCCTCACCTGCTTCCCGCTCGCCACGCGCGGCACGCCCGAGCAGCAGGAGCGCTGGCTGACCGGGATGCTCTCGGGCGACCAGCTCGGCGCCTACTGCCTCTCCGAGCCGCAGGCCGGCTCCGACGTCGCCGCGATCCGCACCCGCGCGGTGCGCGACGGCGACGACTACGTCATCACCGGCACCAAGGCGTGGATCAGCCACGCCGGGCACGCCGACTTCTACACGCTCTTCGCGCGCACCTCCGACGACGGCGGCCGCGGCCTGTCCTGCTTCCACGTCCCCGCGGACTCCCTCGGGCTGGGCTTCGCCGAGCCCGAGCGCAAGATGGGCCTGCACTGCGACACCGTCGGCGAGGTGATCTTCGACGGGGTGCGCCTCGGCGCGGAGCACCGCGTCGGCGACGAGGGGCAGGGTATGCCGCTCGCGCTCGCCGCCCTCGACTCCGGCCGCCTGGGCATCGCCGCCGCCGCGACCGGCCTGGCGCAGCGCGCCCTCGAGGTGGCCTCGGCCTACGCCACGGAGCGCGAGCAGTTCGGCCGCCCGATCGCCGACAACCAGGGCCTGGCGTTCCTGCTCGCCGACATGGCCGCGGCCGTCGGCTCGGCCCGCGCCACCTACCTGCACGCCGCCCGCCTCAAGGACGCCGGCCTGCCGCACACGCAGGAGGCCTCGATCGCCAAGCTCGTCGCCACCGACGCCGCGATGCGGGTCACCACCGACGCGGTGCAGGTGCTGGGCGGCTACGGCTACACCACCGACTTCCCGGCCGAGCGCTACATGCGCGAGGCCAAGGTGACCCAGATCTTCGAGGGCACCAACCAGATCCAGCGCCTGGTCATCTCGCGCCAGGTGCTGGCCGCCCACCGCTAG
- a CDS encoding SDR family NAD(P)-dependent oxidoreductase gives MKITDSTVALVTGGASGLGEETARTLLAAGARVVLVDLPNGRGEELAAELGERVSFAPADVRDEEQVAAAVAHAASLGELRVVISCAGVATPGRILSRRGVLPLDAFRTVVEINLVGTFNVLRLAAEQMAQNEPQDGDRGVVVMTASVAAFDGQVGQAAYSASKAGVAGLTLTAARDLADKAIRVMTIAPGVFETPMMVGLGDEVRASLEALVPHPPRLGRPEEYASLVAHIVDNPLLNGEVIRLDGALRMPAR, from the coding sequence ATGAAGATCACCGACTCCACCGTCGCGCTCGTCACCGGGGGCGCCTCGGGCCTGGGCGAGGAGACCGCCCGCACCCTGCTCGCCGCCGGGGCCCGCGTGGTGCTCGTCGACCTGCCGAACGGCCGCGGCGAGGAGCTCGCCGCGGAACTGGGCGAGCGGGTCTCCTTCGCCCCCGCCGACGTCCGCGACGAGGAGCAGGTCGCGGCCGCGGTCGCGCACGCCGCGAGCCTCGGCGAGCTGCGCGTCGTCATCAGCTGCGCCGGTGTCGCCACACCGGGCCGCATCCTGTCTCGGCGCGGCGTGCTCCCCCTCGACGCCTTCCGCACCGTGGTCGAGATCAACCTGGTCGGCACCTTCAACGTGCTGCGCCTGGCCGCCGAGCAGATGGCCCAGAACGAGCCGCAGGACGGTGACCGCGGTGTCGTCGTGATGACCGCCAGCGTCGCCGCCTTCGACGGACAGGTCGGGCAGGCCGCCTACTCCGCCTCCAAGGCCGGCGTGGCCGGGCTGACGCTGACCGCGGCGCGCGACCTCGCCGACAAGGCCATCCGGGTCATGACGATCGCACCGGGCGTCTTCGAGACCCCGATGATGGTCGGCCTCGGTGACGAGGTGCGCGCCTCCCTCGAGGCGCTCGTGCCGCACCCGCCGCGGCTGGGCCGCCCGGAGGAGTACGCGAGCCTCGTGGCGCACATCGTCGACAACCCGCTGCTCAACGGCGAGGTCATCCGCCTCGACGGCGCGCTGCGGATGCCCGCCCGCTGA